A DNA window from Mesorhizobium sp. C432A contains the following coding sequences:
- the nirD gene encoding nitrite reductase small subunit NirD, producing MDWISIGSLSDIPRRGARCVDTPEGKIAVFRTQDDQVYAIDDHCPHRGGPLSQGIVHGTAVTCPLHNWVISLETGKALGADEGAVRTIPVRIEGELLFIALKALASRAA from the coding sequence ATGGACTGGATATCGATCGGCTCACTCTCCGACATCCCGCGGCGTGGCGCGCGCTGCGTCGACACACCCGAGGGTAAGATCGCCGTCTTCCGCACGCAGGACGATCAGGTCTACGCCATCGACGATCATTGCCCGCACAGAGGTGGGCCGCTGAGCCAAGGCATCGTCCACGGCACCGCCGTCACCTGTCCCTTGCACAATTGGGTCATCTCGCTGGAGACGGGCAAGGCGCTCGGCGCCGACGAGGGCGCCGTGCGCACCATTCCTGTGCGGATCGAGGGCGAGCTCCTGTTCATTGCGCTGAAAGCGCTGGCCAGCCGCGCGGCCTGA